Proteins encoded together in one Roseibacterium elongatum DSM 19469 window:
- a CDS encoding ferritin-like domain-containing protein has translation MPPLAQMAEAVLRTADGRGKTALSRRYAAQWQAARARGETPEIGSATPPDRPARPDRPALLDPRDVPRRRPGSPQGRRAILHAVAHIELNAVDLHWDIVARFTDVPMPIGFYDDWVKSADEESKHFNLICDVLDRMDCPYGTLPAHAGMWRAAEDTRDDLMGRLAVVPMVLEARGLDVTPGMIEIFERAQRDEPAAAQAVEAMRVIYAEEVHHVAYGSKWFHFLCGRHDTDPRDAFHDLVRRYFHGALKPPFNEEKRAEAGLPPDFYWPLAE, from the coding sequence ATGCCCCCCCTTGCCCAAATGGCCGAGGCCGTGCTGCGCACCGCCGATGGCCGCGGGAAGACCGCCCTGTCGCGGCGCTACGCGGCGCAGTGGCAGGCGGCGCGCGCCCGTGGCGAGACACCCGAAATCGGCAGCGCCACGCCGCCGGACCGCCCCGCGCGCCCCGACCGGCCCGCCTTGCTGGACCCGCGCGATGTGCCGCGCCGCCGCCCCGGCAGCCCGCAAGGCCGCCGCGCCATCCTGCATGCGGTCGCCCATATCGAGTTGAACGCCGTCGACCTGCATTGGGACATCGTCGCGCGCTTCACCGATGTTCCCATGCCCATCGGGTTCTACGACGACTGGGTGAAATCGGCAGACGAGGAATCCAAGCATTTCAACCTGATCTGCGATGTGCTCGATCGCATGGATTGCCCTTATGGCACCCTGCCCGCCCATGCCGGCATGTGGCGCGCGGCCGAGGATACCAGGGACGATCTGATGGGCCGCCTTGCGGTGGTGCCGATGGTGCTCGAGGCGCGCGGGCTGGATGTGACGCCCGGCATGATCGAGATTTTCGAAAGGGCGCAACGCGACGAACCGGCCGCCGCCCAGGCCGTCGAGGCGATGCGAGTCATCTATGCCGAAGAGGTCCACCATGTCGCCTATGGGTCGAAATGGTTCCATTTTCTCTGCGGCCGCCACGACACCGACCCCAGGGATGCGTTCCACGATCTGGTGCGTCGCTATTTCCATGGCGCGCTGAAGCCGCCCTTCAACGAGGAAAAACGCGCCGAAGCGGGTCTGCCACCCGATTTCTACTGGCCGTTGGCGGAGTGA
- a CDS encoding bactofilin family protein, with protein MFSKSKINEPGPKQGGASDSTPGTAGSSASSGSTSTKSGDPMNKPTNAPAKSKPSPSVLSSDLTVVGNLRTSGDIQVEGTVQGDIRAHLLTVGESANIEGEIVADDIVVTGKVVGRVRGLKVRLTSTARVEGDIIHKTIAIESGAHFEGSVQRAEDPLSTGQRNTPATGQTSRPATPPPMQRPMAAASKSDDS; from the coding sequence ATGTTTTCTAAATCCAAGATCAACGAACCCGGGCCGAAGCAGGGCGGTGCCTCCGACAGCACGCCAGGCACCGCCGGGAGCTCGGCATCGTCTGGCTCCACATCGACGAAATCGGGAGACCCCATGAACAAGCCCACGAACGCCCCCGCCAAGTCCAAGCCGAGCCCCTCGGTGCTCAGCTCCGATTTGACGGTGGTAGGAAACCTTCGCACCTCCGGCGACATTCAGGTCGAGGGGACGGTTCAGGGCGACATCCGGGCCCATCTGCTGACCGTCGGCGAAAGCGCGAATATAGAGGGCGAGATCGTCGCCGACGATATCGTCGTCACCGGCAAGGTGGTGGGCCGCGTGCGGGGCCTGAAGGTGCGCCTGACCTCGACCGCGCGGGTCGAAGGCGACATCATTCACAAGACGATCGCCATCGAAAGCGGCGCGCATTTCGAAGGCTCGGTGCAACGCGCCGAGGACCCCCTGTCGACCGGGCAGCGCAACACCCCGGCGACGGGTCAGACCAGCCGCCCCGCGACCCCGCCGCCGATGCAGCGCCCGATGGCCGCCGCGTCCAAGAGCGACGACAGCTGA
- a CDS encoding DUF3971 domain-containing protein, producing the protein MDLRLTLQPEMRLEVGQAVIHDGDLRILADGEAMVTPEGLSVRVDAHVPGTDVDTVLGYWPVSAVPRTRDWVARRVQGGTLTGVDVALRRAARGDWHHAVQFDFADAVVAPFSEGPPLTDGVGYFHLEDARMVVRVDAARYAAEGQPQGISLAGSDMVIADLRQRPATAAFDLRLQGGLVPLMHALNAPPLRVLRAGTMTPERIGTGQVTARVRIDTSLARREAGSDPLAGVTLAADGAVTGYRSDSLVPGRLLEADDLTLTIAENRLAIAGRAAFDGVPVTGAWSRAIGPGAAPGSRLEARARLSRPALADLGIGLPDWLMAGQGMADLDLVLGAAGTPPRLSLRSDLSGLAMAIPALGWRLAPDRTGDLRAEIRLGPEPEVTDLRLEAGGLTLQGGVRLAAGGRAGPAQRHAIPHRDMAGCAGGADRPIRGGTGDRGHGRHPGHAQRPSHLGRDGRRGRQRHRRRPGQRGAGSPASG; encoded by the coding sequence GTGGACCTGCGCCTGACCCTTCAGCCCGAGATGCGGCTTGAGGTCGGTCAGGCCGTGATCCATGACGGCGATCTGCGCATCCTGGCCGATGGCGAGGCCATGGTCACGCCCGAGGGGCTGAGCGTCCGTGTCGATGCGCATGTGCCCGGCACCGATGTGGACACGGTTCTGGGCTATTGGCCGGTCTCCGCCGTGCCGCGGACGCGGGACTGGGTGGCGCGCCGCGTTCAGGGCGGCACGCTGACGGGCGTCGATGTCGCGCTGCGACGTGCCGCGCGGGGCGACTGGCACCACGCGGTCCAGTTCGACTTTGCCGATGCGGTCGTGGCCCCGTTTTCCGAAGGGCCGCCACTGACTGACGGGGTCGGGTATTTCCATCTCGAGGACGCGCGCATGGTGGTGCGGGTCGATGCCGCGCGCTACGCCGCCGAGGGGCAGCCGCAGGGCATCTCGCTGGCCGGATCCGACATGGTGATCGCGGATCTGCGCCAGCGCCCCGCCACGGCCGCGTTCGACCTGCGTCTGCAGGGCGGGCTGGTGCCGCTGATGCATGCCTTGAATGCCCCGCCCCTGCGCGTGCTACGTGCGGGCACAATGACGCCCGAACGGATCGGCACCGGGCAGGTCACGGCGCGGGTGCGGATAGACACCTCGCTGGCGCGGCGCGAGGCGGGCAGTGATCCGCTTGCCGGTGTGACCCTTGCCGCCGACGGCGCCGTCACCGGCTATCGCAGCGACAGCCTTGTGCCGGGCCGGCTGCTGGAGGCCGACGATCTGACCCTCACGATTGCCGAAAACCGCCTTGCGATCGCTGGTCGGGCGGCGTTTGACGGCGTGCCCGTCACAGGAGCCTGGTCGCGCGCGATCGGGCCGGGGGCCGCGCCCGGCTCGCGGCTCGAGGCGCGGGCGCGGCTGTCGCGCCCGGCGTTGGCCGATCTCGGGATCGGTCTGCCCGACTGGCTGATGGCAGGGCAGGGGATGGCCGATCTCGATCTGGTGCTCGGTGCGGCCGGAACCCCGCCGCGCCTGTCGCTGCGCTCGGATCTGTCGGGGCTGGCCATGGCGATTCCCGCCCTGGGCTGGCGTCTGGCCCCGGATCGCACGGGCGATCTGCGTGCCGAGATCCGCCTCGGGCCCGAGCCCGAGGTGACCGACCTGCGGCTGGAGGCGGGCGGTCTGACCCTGCAAGGGGGCGTCCGCCTTGCGGCCGGGGGGCGGGCTGGGCCGGCTCAGCGCCACGCGATTCCGCATCGGGACATGGCTGGATGTGCAGGGGGCGCTGATCGGCCGATCCGGGGGGGCACCGGTGATCGAGGTCACGGGCGGCATCCTGGACATGCGCAGCGCCCCAGCCATCTCGGGCGGGACGGGCGGCGCGGGCGCCAGCGGCACCGCCGCCGGCCCGGTCAGCGTGGCGCTGGATCGCCTGCAAGTGGCTGA
- a CDS encoding DUF2189 domain-containing protein has product MTDVSGHGAPSKVPRVNQMAMGDLWYALRMGARDFYRKPMMGLFFSHVYVVGGWLIYLFLFVTEQEWWAIPFTVGFPLLGPFLAVGLYEVSRRLEIGDTDFRRNDIFGVIWRQRLRQLPSMAWVVIVYFLFWSFFAHMLFALFLGPSVLTNVTTSYAYLLEPEGVSMLVVGTAFGAVFALVLFALTVVSLPLLLDKELDFVTAMLTSIKVVQRNKRVMLVWAATIAGLTFLGLMPFLVGLFVVLPILGHATWHIYRRALTPLD; this is encoded by the coding sequence ATGACTGACGTGTCGGGCCACGGCGCGCCGTCCAAGGTGCCGCGCGTGAACCAGATGGCCATGGGCGATCTGTGGTACGCGCTACGGATGGGCGCGCGGGATTTCTACCGCAAACCGATGATGGGCCTGTTCTTTTCGCACGTCTACGTGGTGGGTGGTTGGCTGATCTACCTGTTCCTCTTCGTGACCGAGCAGGAATGGTGGGCGATCCCCTTTACCGTGGGCTTCCCCCTGCTGGGGCCGTTTCTGGCCGTGGGCCTTTACGAGGTGTCACGCCGGCTCGAGATCGGCGACACCGATTTCCGCCGCAACGACATTTTCGGCGTGATCTGGCGGCAGCGCCTGCGGCAACTGCCCTCGATGGCCTGGGTGGTGATCGTGTATTTCCTGTTCTGGTCCTTCTTCGCCCATATGCTGTTCGCGCTGTTCCTCGGGCCATCGGTCCTGACCAACGTCACCACGTCCTATGCCTATCTGCTGGAGCCCGAGGGGGTCAGCATGCTGGTGGTCGGAACGGCCTTTGGCGCGGTCTTCGCCCTTGTGCTGTTCGCGCTGACGGTGGTCTCGCTGCCCCTGTTGCTGGACAAGGAACTGGATTTCGTCACCGCGATGCTGACCTCGATCAAGGTGGTGCAGCGCAACAAGCGCGTGATGCTGGTCTGGGCCGCGACCATCGCGGGGCTGACATTTCTGGGATTGATGCCGTTTCTTGTGGGCCTGTTCGTCGTGCTGCCGATCCTTGGGCATGCGACGTGGCATATCTATCGCCGCGCCCTGACGCCGCTGGACTGA
- a CDS encoding peroxiredoxin, which translates to MPEAGDMAPDFTLPRDGGETITLSALRPRPVVVYFYPRDDTSGCTKEAIAFTDLAPEFKAAGATVIGISKDSVAKHDKFIAKHDLGVILASDEAGDTCERFGVWKEKSMYGKKFMGIERSTFLIDSEGRIARVWPKVKVPGHADEVLAAVRAL; encoded by the coding sequence ATGCCCGAGGCCGGCGATATGGCGCCCGATTTCACCCTGCCCCGCGACGGTGGCGAGACGATCACCCTGTCGGCGCTGCGTCCGCGACCCGTGGTGGTGTATTTCTACCCGCGCGACGATACCTCGGGCTGCACCAAGGAGGCCATCGCCTTCACCGACCTGGCACCCGAGTTCAAGGCCGCAGGCGCCACCGTCATCGGTATCTCCAAGGATAGCGTGGCCAAACATGACAAGTTCATCGCCAAGCATGACCTCGGGGTGATCCTCGCCTCGGACGAGGCGGGCGACACCTGCGAACGCTTTGGCGTGTGGAAGGAAAAAAGCATGTACGGCAAGAAATTCATGGGGATCGAACGGTCCACCTTCCTGATCGATTCCGAGGGCAGGATCGCGCGCGTCTGGCCCAAGGTGAAGGTGCCGGGCCATGCCGACGAGGTGCTTGCGGCCGTACGCGCCCTTTGA
- a CDS encoding amidase, producing MRDLMGLGALDLAQAIARRDLSPVDLMRATLARIDAVNGDVNAIVSLRDRETLMGEARLAEAMAPEGWLHGIPVAIKDLVGVKGLRSTWGSPILAGNVPVEDDAIVRRMRAAGAIIIGKTNVPQFGLGSHSTNPVFGPTRNPMDLSKTAGGSSGGAAAALATGMLAIADGSDMMGSLRNPAAWCDVWGMRPTVGLVTGDVRDAVLLHRLSTLGPMARDLADLSAFLGTLSGGAFDASADASTKPRIGWLGDWGGAYPMEAGILGSAEAAVARMPDLGWTVEAVAPPVPADLLWQSWTDLRSFAVAMDLAIHYRDEDTRARLNPQAQWEVARGLAMTGDRVEAAAALRRDWLAALDQLFAQYDAVVLPSTQVWPFPVDWDWPREIAGQGLDTYHRWMEVVVPASLAGLPVVNLPAGIAGNGLSHGLQLIGPAGSDARLLTLAAAWEEMMGPRPIHRQDALRM from the coding sequence ATGCGCGATCTGATGGGCCTTGGGGCGCTCGACCTGGCACAGGCCATCGCGCGGCGCGATCTTTCGCCGGTCGATCTGATGCGTGCCACGCTGGCCCGGATCGACGCGGTGAATGGCGATGTCAACGCCATCGTCAGCCTGCGGGACCGCGAAACCCTGATGGGCGAGGCCCGCCTGGCCGAGGCGATGGCGCCCGAGGGGTGGCTGCACGGCATCCCCGTCGCCATCAAGGACCTGGTCGGGGTCAAGGGGCTGCGCTCGACCTGGGGCTCACCGATCCTGGCGGGGAACGTGCCGGTCGAGGATGACGCCATCGTGCGCCGGATGCGCGCTGCAGGGGCCATCATCATCGGCAAGACGAATGTGCCGCAATTCGGCCTGGGCTCGCATTCGACAAACCCCGTCTTCGGCCCCACGCGCAACCCGATGGACCTGTCGAAAACCGCGGGCGGCAGTTCCGGCGGCGCGGCGGCGGCACTGGCCACGGGCATGTTGGCCATCGCCGATGGCTCGGACATGATGGGCAGCCTGCGCAACCCGGCGGCCTGGTGCGATGTCTGGGGGATGCGCCCGACCGTGGGCCTTGTCACGGGCGATGTGCGCGATGCGGTGCTGCTGCATCGGCTGTCCACGCTGGGGCCGATGGCGCGCGACCTGGCTGACCTTTCGGCCTTTCTCGGCACCTTGTCGGGTGGGGCATTCGACGCAAGCGCTGATGCATCGACCAAACCGCGCATCGGCTGGCTGGGCGATTGGGGCGGCGCCTATCCGATGGAGGCAGGCATCCTCGGCTCGGCCGAGGCGGCGGTGGCGCGCATGCCCGATCTGGGCTGGACGGTCGAGGCGGTGGCCCCGCCGGTGCCGGCCGATCTGCTCTGGCAAAGCTGGACCGACCTGCGCAGCTTTGCCGTGGCGATGGACCTGGCGATCCACTACCGCGACGAAGACACCCGTGCGCGCCTCAACCCCCAGGCGCAATGGGAGGTGGCGCGCGGGCTGGCGATGACAGGCGACCGGGTCGAGGCCGCCGCCGCGCTGCGCCGCGACTGGCTGGCCGCGCTGGACCAACTGTTCGCGCAGTATGACGCGGTGGTTCTGCCCTCGACCCAGGTCTGGCCATTCCCGGTCGACTGGGACTGGCCGCGCGAGATCGCGGGGCAGGGGTTGGATACCTATCACCGCTGGATGGAGGTGGTCGTCCCGGCCAGCCTTGCGGGTCTTCCAGTGGTGAATCTGCCCGCCGGGATTGCCGGGAATGGCCTGTCGCACGGGTTGCAACTGATCGGGCCGGCCGGGTCGGACGCAAGGCTGCTGACCCTGGCTGCGGCCTGGGAAGAGATGATGGGCCCGCGCCCCATCCACCGCCAAGACGCTTTACGCATGTGA
- a CDS encoding DUF5930 domain-containing protein, with product MNSQLASRVNATLERHLPEQRLFLKSNEGTRFVRLRPLTQAGMILGSAVLVGWTIIVTSFFLIDTISAGNAREQAQREELMYQDRLNALAEERNARATEARMAQERFALAMDQVSDMQTRLLDAEERARELETAVDRIQASLRTTIEQRDAARIEVAALQSELQADTGSMQTAAARERELSETLAFLTEALEETAQDRDLTLLAMADAAQTIEELNFQAALDQERQERVFSQIEDAVALSMEPLDEMFRAAGLATDDIIGQVRATYSGQGGPLTPIAMSTSGDRPDRLSGRANEVLSTLDQLNLYRIAAEQLPFSMPVGGNYRMTSPFGWRRDPINGGRRMHNGTDFAGARGTPILAGGDGVVTYAGRMSGYGNIVEIRHAFGLSTRYGHLSRIRVSEGERVSRGQLIGDMGNTGRSTGTHLHYEVRRNNDPVNPMTFITAGRDVF from the coding sequence GTGAATTCTCAGCTTGCAAGTCGCGTGAACGCGACACTTGAGCGACACTTGCCGGAACAACGGCTATTCCTGAAATCAAACGAAGGCACGCGGTTCGTTCGCCTTCGCCCCCTGACCCAGGCCGGCATGATCCTGGGCTCGGCGGTCCTGGTCGGCTGGACGATCATCGTGACCTCCTTTTTCCTGATCGACACGATTTCCGCCGGCAATGCGCGCGAACAGGCGCAGCGCGAGGAACTGATGTATCAGGACCGGCTGAACGCCCTGGCCGAAGAACGCAACGCCCGCGCGACCGAGGCCCGCATGGCCCAGGAACGCTTTGCCCTTGCGATGGACCAGGTCTCGGACATGCAGACGCGTCTGCTCGACGCCGAGGAACGGGCGCGCGAATTGGAAACCGCCGTCGATCGGATCCAGGCGAGCCTGCGCACCACGATCGAGCAGCGCGACGCCGCCCGGATCGAGGTTGCCGCGCTGCAATCCGAATTGCAGGCGGATACAGGCTCGATGCAGACGGCCGCCGCGCGCGAGCGCGAACTGAGCGAGACGCTGGCCTTCCTGACCGAGGCGCTGGAAGAAACGGCGCAGGACCGCGACCTGACCCTGCTGGCCATGGCCGATGCCGCGCAGACCATCGAAGAGCTGAATTTCCAGGCCGCCCTTGACCAGGAGCGTCAGGAACGCGTGTTCAGCCAGATCGAGGATGCGGTGGCCTTGTCGATGGAGCCGCTGGACGAGATGTTCCGCGCCGCGGGCCTGGCGACCGATGATATCATCGGACAGGTGCGCGCCACCTATTCCGGTCAGGGCGGCCCCTTGACCCCCATCGCCATGTCGACCTCGGGCGACCGGCCGGACCGCCTGTCGGGCCGCGCCAACGAGGTGCTTTCCACGCTGGATCAACTGAACCTCTATCGGATCGCGGCCGAGCAACTGCCCTTCAGCATGCCGGTCGGCGGCAATTATCGCATGACCTCGCCCTTCGGCTGGCGCCGCGACCCCATCAACGGCGGCCGCCGGATGCATAACGGCACCGATTTCGCCGGCGCGCGCGGCACCCCGATCCTGGCGGGCGGCGATGGCGTCGTCACCTATGCCGGGCGCATGTCGGGCTATGGCAACATTGTCGAGATCCGCCACGCCTTTGGCCTCAGCACCCGTTACGGCCACTTGTCGCGCATCCGCGTGAGCGAAGGCGAAAGGGTCTCGCGCGGGCAGTTGATCGGTGATATGGGCAATACCGGACGGTCGACGGGCACCCACCTGCACTATGAGGTGCGCCGCAATAACGATCCCGTAAACCCCATGACCTTCATTACGGCAGGACGCGATGTTTTCTAA
- a CDS encoding AsmA family protein has product MSEDPSPRAGAGARRRVGGRWRLAALLLLAVLPLLLALGAGGLWWRLTQAPLSLPAGLQARIEAHLDAAMQANRITMGDMALALPDGGRAPAIEFRDVVMLDHDGVERAAFPALQVRVAPGPLLRGQVRPRDITVRGPGLHLTRGADGRFDVDFMGAGRGAAERPLTETMARLDTMFAAPAFAQLRAISATDVTLNMEDETTGPVLRVQQANATLTRNAEGLELSVTGRLQGLRDATVAMEFSRRSGVGETGIALRFDNLGARDLAAIDPALAWLGPMRAPISGGLMARLADDGTVSDFGGTLSIGAGEIGLGPETDPVGFDGIEAVLTYDAQQRRLAFGQLSLAAQQLSFEATGHADVSARGDTFVGQFRLTRILAAPGDLYEEPLALGGGGGGPAPDPSARDAA; this is encoded by the coding sequence ATGTCAGAAGATCCTTCCCCTCGGGCTGGGGCCGGCGCCCGCCGGCGCGTCGGTGGGCGCTGGCGTCTTGCGGCGCTGCTGCTGCTGGCGGTCCTGCCGCTGCTGCTGGCGCTTGGGGCCGGCGGTCTCTGGTGGCGTCTGACGCAGGCGCCGCTCAGCCTGCCTGCGGGGCTGCAGGCGCGCATCGAGGCGCATCTGGATGCCGCGATGCAGGCGAACCGGATCACCATGGGCGACATGGCGCTGGCCCTGCCCGATGGCGGGCGGGCCCCGGCGATCGAGTTTCGCGATGTGGTGATGCTGGACCATGACGGGGTCGAGCGCGCCGCCTTTCCCGCCCTGCAGGTGCGGGTCGCGCCCGGACCGTTGCTGCGGGGGCAGGTGCGCCCGCGCGACATCACCGTGCGCGGCCCGGGCCTGCATCTGACGCGCGGGGCCGACGGGCGGTTCGATGTCGATTTCATGGGCGCGGGCCGTGGCGCGGCGGAACGGCCGCTGACGGAAACCATGGCGCGCCTCGATACGATGTTCGCCGCGCCCGCCTTTGCCCAGTTGCGGGCCATATCGGCAACCGACGTGACCTTGAACATGGAGGATGAGACGACCGGCCCCGTCTTGCGGGTGCAACAGGCCAACGCGACCCTGACGCGCAATGCCGAGGGGCTGGAGCTATCGGTGACGGGCCGGTTGCAGGGCCTGCGGGACGCTACCGTCGCCATGGAATTCTCGCGCCGCTCGGGCGTCGGGGAAACCGGCATCGCGCTGCGATTTGACAATCTGGGCGCGCGCGATCTGGCGGCGATCGACCCGGCGCTTGCGTGGCTTGGGCCGATGCGCGCGCCGATCTCGGGCGGGTTGATGGCGCGGCTGGCCGATGATGGCACCGTGTCCGATTTCGGCGGCACCCTGTCCATCGGCGCGGGCGAGATCGGGCTGGGCCCCGAAACGGACCCTGTCGGGTTCGACGGGATCGAGGCGGTTCTGACCTATGACGCGCAGCAGCGCAGGCTGGCATTCGGACAGCTGTCGCTGGCCGCGCAACAACTCAGCTTCGAGGCCACGGGCCATGCCGATGTCTCGGCGCGGGGCGACACCTTTGTCGGCCAGTTCCGGCTGACGCGCATTCTGGCCGCGCCGGGCGATCTTTACGAGGAGCCGCTCGCGCTCGGAGGGGGGGGCGGTGGACCTGCGCCTGACCCTTCAGCCCGAGATGCGGCTTGA